Sequence from the uncultured Flavobacterium sp. genome:
TTAAAAACAGATATCTGAGCACGGACAGTTTAATGACCAAAAATCAAGGTATTTTAAACAAAAACAAAAGACTTACTGTTGAAAGAAAAATTGCGGTTTCGAATGCTTTAATTACCGTTGACAGCAAACTTGAACAATCAGGAATCGGAATGCTTAAGGAAGATTATCCTACTTTATGGAGCAAAACCGATTCGACCGCGAAAAAAATAGTTGGGCAAAACATAAAAGCTAAAATCATTATCGAAGAAAATGTTGCTGCTTATTATCTAAGTTACAGAGCAGGCGGTTTGATCACTTTAGTTTTATTAATGGGATTATTGGGCTGGTACATTTCGCGCAATTTAAAATACTTAAACAGTAATGCACATGCCGATAATCTGGCACAATTTAACTTCAAATATTTAAATCGTGGCGTTATAATTCCAGTTTCAGTAATTGGTCTTAATATCGCCGTTGTAAGTAATTTATATGCTCCGGCATTATTTATTGAATTGATTCAGTTGGTTCTTTTGGGACTTCTTACGGTTCTTTTTAAGAATAGATGGCCGGCAGTTGCCATGAAAAACTGGATATTTCTATTAGTTCTGTTCTTTGTTTTGTGTTTCCTTGACTTATTTATTGCAGTAGGATTTATTCAGCGTTGTGCTTTTATTGTGATCAATATTTTAGGAATCCGTTATGGTTTAGTTCAGATTAAAACTTTAAAAGAACAGCTTTATATCAAAGGATTTTTTAAATGGGCAACCATAATTTTTATTGGTCTGAATGCTTTATCGCTTTTGAATAACCTTTTCGGAAGAGTTTCATTGGCCAATATGTTAAGTCTTACAGCGTTTATTTCGCTAACACAAATTGTGGCTTTGAGTGTTCTTTTGAAGATTGTTTTAGAGGTTATTCTTTTACAGATTTACACTACCAGAATTAAACGTGGCATTGAAAAAATCTTCGATCACGAAACTTTGTCTGACACACTCAAAAAACCTTTCATTATCATAATTAGTTATATGTGGATTGTTGTAATCGCAGCTAATTTAAATGCTTGGGAATCCCTTCGTTCCGGTTTAGTCACCTTATTAAGCCATCCAAATACTATTGGAAGCATCACTTTTACTTTAGGAAACATCGTTTTATTCTTTATAATTATTTGGGTAGCGCATTTATTGCAAAATTATGTTGCTTACTTTTTTGGCGAAATTGACGATGAAAACGAAGAAAACGTCAATAAAAGACAACATTCTAAACTATTGATTACAAGACTTGTGGTTTTAATAGTCGGTTATCTTTTGGCGGTTGCAGCTTCGGGAATGCCTTTAGACAAACTAAGTATTTTATTAGGAGCTTTGGGTGTCGGTGTTGGACTTGGACTTCAGAATGTGGTTAATAATTTTGTTTCGGGTATTATTTTAATCTTCGATAAACCAATCCAAATTGGCGATGTAATCGATATTAGCAATGAATCAGGTCGTGTGAAATCTATGGGATTGCGTACCACCAAAATCAACGCGCCAAATGGTGCCGAAATCATTATTCCGAATGGTAATTTACTTTCTCAAAACATTACAAACTGGACTTATACAGACAATTTTAAATTGGTAGAAATTACTTTAGAAGTTTCCGGAGATGTTATGCCTGAGGATATTAATGCGCTTATAATAGAATCTCTTGAAAGCATGCAAATGGTCAATAATACAAAAACACCACAGATTTATTACAGTGCAATTTCTGAAGGAAAATTCAAATTACAAGTAAAATTCTGGTGCAGTATTTACCGTACCGAAGAAACAATAAGTAGTGCAAGACAAGTACTTTTTGGTAATTTTAAAGCTAAAGGTTTAACTTTATCAACCTAAAAAAATATTAAAATTTTTAATTTCAAAAGCCGTCTTATTGCTACAATTTGACGGCTTTTTTGAATGATTAATCCCCTTAAAATTCACACTAAATAAAGACCATTATATTTTCTGTGATTTTTTGCGAGCGATACTAGTTTTAATTACTTTTATATCTTAGAATTTCATTTTTTCCAAATGATAATAAAGAAAAAGAATACCTGGTTTAAAATGCTCTTTGAATGGAGAGGTTCCGTTTTGCCGCAACTCCTTCCGAGGCTTTTGTTATTGCTTTTATTTTCGCTTTTGGTCGTTTATTTCAAACCTTATCTTCTCAAATATAATTTACACATTAATCCCGCAATTTTCACTTTATTCGGGATTGCATTGGCTATATTTCTGGGCTTTAGAAACAATGTAAGTTATGATCGTTTTTGGGAAGGCAGAAAACTTTGGGGCGCATTATTAAACGATACAAGATCTCTTGCCAGACAAAGTATTACGCTGATTAACGATGCAGAATATGAAGCCAAAAGAGAGAATTTTACCAACTTACTTATTGCATTTGTCTACAGTTTAAAACATCAGCTTAGAGAAACAAACTCTGATAATGATATGAATCGGCTTCTGCCAAAAGAACTTGCAGAACAACTTAAAGAAGTCAAATTTAAACCTATAATTATTTTAAGAGAATTAGGAATTTG
This genomic interval carries:
- a CDS encoding mechanosensitive ion channel, with the protein product MIQKRYSICLLALLAVLFYTPLAYSQTTPPKTETKSSLFQESVTDSDYLMAIEKAGEVLESAHNDTEFDGNSHHLFGDIKRTQSKLDLILESLKGANPNVRNQQMYRIVLKEIQQELEEQNTAINSRNLALEKIKGRVIDLRKDKTLMSLLKDTIRRKQFKKEFANLKNRYLSTDSLMTKNQGILNKNKRLTVERKIAVSNALITVDSKLEQSGIGMLKEDYPTLWSKTDSTAKKIVGQNIKAKIIIEENVAAYYLSYRAGGLITLVLLMGLLGWYISRNLKYLNSNAHADNLAQFNFKYLNRGVIIPVSVIGLNIAVVSNLYAPALFIELIQLVLLGLLTVLFKNRWPAVAMKNWIFLLVLFFVLCFLDLFIAVGFIQRCAFIVINILGIRYGLVQIKTLKEQLYIKGFFKWATIIFIGLNALSLLNNLFGRVSLANMLSLTAFISLTQIVALSVLLKIVLEVILLQIYTTRIKRGIEKIFDHETLSDTLKKPFIIIISYMWIVVIAANLNAWESLRSGLVTLLSHPNTIGSITFTLGNIVLFFIIIWVAHLLQNYVAYFFGEIDDENEENVNKRQHSKLLITRLVVLIVGYLLAVAASGMPLDKLSILLGALGVGVGLGLQNVVNNFVSGIILIFDKPIQIGDVIDISNESGRVKSMGLRTTKINAPNGAEIIIPNGNLLSQNITNWTYTDNFKLVEITLEVSGDVMPEDINALIIESLESMQMVNNTKTPQIYYSAISEGKFKLQVKFWCSIYRTEETISSARQVLFGNFKAKGLTLST
- a CDS encoding bestrophin family ion channel — its product is MIIKKKNTWFKMLFEWRGSVLPQLLPRLLLLLLFSLLVVYFKPYLLKYNLHINPAIFTLFGIALAIFLGFRNNVSYDRFWEGRKLWGALLNDTRSLARQSITLINDAEYEAKRENFTNLLIAFVYSLKHQLRETNSDNDMNRLLPKELAEQLKEVKFKPIIILRELGIWVKNAKSENKIDSVTQLAFEENLNKLSDIVGGCERIAGTPIPYTYSVLLHRTVYIYCFLLSFGFVETMGWITPFIIVFIAYTFVALEAIADELENPFGLQPNDLALDAMSQMIENTLLELNDKKVTPISPQNTYYIT